One window from the genome of Kaistella carnis encodes:
- a CDS encoding YqjF family protein translates to MSFLTAEWNNLAMINYVIDPKILEKYVPAGTELDFFEGKCYVSFIGFMFENVRVFGLKIPFHSDFEEVNLRFYVRRFENGAWKRGAVFISEIVPKFAVSFIANTFYNEHYRTKLMKHQIKAQDNFREFSYEWKMGSHWNRIHVETEKNSIEIEPGSEAEFITEHYYGYNRVSDRKTIEYEVKHPRWRQYKVTANYSKIDFEAVYGKEFAFIKDLKPASIFLAVGSKITIEEKKEIKL, encoded by the coding sequence ATGAGTTTCCTCACCGCAGAATGGAATAATTTAGCCATGATCAACTACGTAATCGATCCAAAAATTCTGGAAAAATATGTTCCGGCCGGAACTGAACTGGATTTTTTTGAGGGAAAGTGCTACGTCAGTTTTATTGGTTTTATGTTCGAGAATGTTCGTGTTTTTGGCTTGAAAATTCCGTTTCATTCCGATTTTGAGGAAGTGAATTTACGGTTTTACGTTCGTCGTTTTGAAAATGGAGCCTGGAAAAGAGGTGCGGTTTTCATCAGTGAAATTGTGCCGAAATTCGCGGTTTCTTTTATTGCAAATACCTTTTACAATGAGCATTACCGAACAAAACTGATGAAACATCAGATCAAAGCTCAAGATAATTTTCGGGAATTTAGTTATGAATGGAAAATGGGAAGCCACTGGAATCGCATTCATGTAGAAACCGAAAAAAATTCAATTGAAATTGAACCTGGCTCAGAAGCAGAATTTATCACAGAACATTACTACGGGTATAATAGGGTCAGCGATAGAAAAACGATCGAATATGAAGTCAAACATCCGCGATGGAGACAATATAAGGTAACTGCGAATTATTCTAAAATCGATTTTGAAGCGGTTTATGGAAAAGAATTCGCTTTCATTAAAGATTTAAAACCTGCTTCTATTTTTTTGGCGGTTGGTTCAAAAATAACCATCGAGGAAAAAAAGGAAATTAAGTTGTAA
- the carB gene encoding carbamoyl-phosphate synthase large subunit codes for MKRTDIKTILVIGSGPIIIGQAAEFDYAGTQACLSLREEGYKVILINSNPATIMTDVEIADKVYIEPISLEFVSHIIRKERPDALLPTLGGQTGLNMAVELENSGILEECKVEVLGTKLSAINQAEDRDLFRNLMRELNEPVPDSDIVNNVQSALEFAHNIGYPVIVRPAFTMGGTGGGIAHNDDELKEITSFGLKYSPVRQCLIEKSIAGFKEIEYEVMRDKNDNAIVVCNMENIDPVGIHTGDSIVVAPSQTLSDREYQMLRNSSLKIIRALGIEGGCNVQLALDPNSYDYYIIEVNPRVSRSSALASKATGYPIAKIAAKIAVGLTLDEIMNPVTGKTYACFEPALDYVVTKFPRFPFDKFETADRRLSTQMKATGEVMAIGRNFEESLQKAIRSLETGLRHIGLKSKDAAALTDEEIERRIRVCDDERLFIIGDALRRGYDWEKIVDWSKIDKFFIWKIKKLIDFEKVIAENKFDKEILLEAKKLGFSDLSIATLWNSTQTEIFEYRRNNGVMPVYKMVDTCAAEFESETPYFYGTYEEENESVPSNKEKIIVLGSGPIRIGQGVEFDYATVHSVWAIKEMGYEAIIINNNPETVSTDFSISDKLYFEPLTEEDVMNIIDLEKPKGVVVQFGGQTAINLADKLAAHGVQILGTSLEDLDRAENRNKFEAALQEMGIPQPLGKTCFTKEEALVIANEIGFPVLVRPSYVLGGRAMEIVYDEHELSHYMTNAVKENSEHPILIDRYLTGKEVEIDAICDGETVVIPGIMEHIERAGVHSGDSIAVYPPQNINDEQIATLVDYTERLAKGLNVIGLMNIQYVLYQGGVYVIEVNPRSSRTVPFLSKITEIPMANLATKVILGQKLKDLGYKNGLAPVKDGVYVKVPVFSFSKLTRVDISLGPEMKSTGEVMGKDTTLEKALYKGLIGAGRKMPLHGSILFTVADKHKEEACELARRFQEIGFRIWATEGTANYFEENGVRTKIGYKIEENPEINLIDLIQTGKVQYIVNTMTKGKQSERDGFQIRRTSVENGVPCLTSMDTVEAILKVIESVSFKMEKM; via the coding sequence ATGAAACGTACAGATATTAAAACAATTTTAGTGATCGGAAGTGGTCCAATCATCATCGGACAAGCTGCAGAATTTGATTATGCAGGAACTCAGGCTTGCTTGTCTTTGAGAGAAGAAGGCTACAAAGTAATCCTGATAAATTCCAATCCGGCAACCATCATGACTGATGTGGAAATTGCCGATAAAGTGTACATCGAACCAATATCATTAGAATTCGTAAGTCATATTATTCGTAAGGAACGTCCAGATGCGCTTTTGCCAACTTTGGGTGGGCAAACTGGTTTAAATATGGCCGTAGAATTAGAAAATTCCGGAATTTTGGAAGAATGTAAAGTGGAAGTTTTAGGAACCAAACTTTCAGCCATCAATCAAGCAGAAGACCGTGATTTATTTCGGAATTTAATGCGCGAATTAAACGAACCCGTTCCAGATTCTGATATTGTAAATAACGTTCAATCGGCTTTAGAATTTGCGCACAACATTGGTTATCCCGTGATTGTTCGTCCCGCCTTTACGATGGGTGGAACTGGAGGTGGAATTGCTCACAATGATGACGAATTGAAAGAAATTACTAGTTTCGGATTGAAATATTCACCAGTTCGTCAGTGTTTGATTGAAAAATCCATCGCCGGTTTCAAGGAAATCGAGTACGAAGTAATGCGCGACAAAAACGACAATGCTATTGTGGTTTGTAATATGGAAAACATCGATCCTGTGGGAATTCACACTGGGGATTCGATTGTAGTTGCGCCTTCGCAAACGCTTTCTGACCGTGAATATCAAATGTTGAGAAACTCTTCATTAAAGATCATTCGCGCTTTAGGAATTGAAGGTGGTTGTAATGTTCAGTTGGCTTTGGATCCAAATTCTTACGATTATTATATCATCGAAGTGAATCCAAGAGTTTCGCGTTCATCGGCTTTGGCGAGTAAAGCAACCGGTTATCCGATTGCGAAAATCGCGGCGAAAATTGCAGTCGGTTTGACTTTAGATGAAATTATGAATCCCGTAACAGGAAAAACGTACGCATGTTTCGAACCTGCTTTGGATTATGTGGTGACGAAATTCCCACGTTTTCCTTTCGATAAATTTGAAACTGCTGACCGACGTCTTTCGACTCAAATGAAAGCAACTGGCGAAGTAATGGCAATTGGTCGAAATTTCGAGGAATCTTTGCAGAAAGCCATCCGTTCTCTGGAAACTGGTTTAAGACATATCGGACTGAAATCAAAAGATGCCGCTGCTTTAACGGACGAAGAAATTGAAAGAAGAATCAGAGTTTGTGATGATGAGCGTTTGTTCATTATTGGTGATGCATTACGAAGAGGTTACGACTGGGAAAAAATAGTAGACTGGAGCAAAATCGATAAATTCTTTATCTGGAAAATTAAAAAACTAATCGACTTTGAAAAAGTAATAGCTGAAAATAAATTTGATAAAGAAATTTTATTAGAAGCCAAGAAATTAGGATTTTCAGATTTAAGTATCGCAACATTATGGAACTCTACTCAAACGGAAATTTTTGAATACCGAAGAAATAATGGAGTAATGCCGGTTTATAAAATGGTCGATACTTGCGCTGCGGAATTTGAAAGTGAAACGCCTTATTTCTACGGAACGTACGAAGAGGAAAACGAAAGTGTTCCTTCCAATAAAGAAAAAATCATCGTTCTGGGTTCTGGTCCAATCAGGATTGGTCAAGGTGTAGAATTCGATTACGCCACGGTTCATTCGGTTTGGGCGATAAAAGAAATGGGTTACGAAGCCATCATTATTAATAATAATCCGGAAACCGTTTCTACGGATTTCTCAATTTCTGATAAATTATATTTCGAACCTTTGACCGAAGAAGATGTGATGAACATCATCGATTTGGAAAAACCAAAAGGCGTCGTCGTTCAGTTTGGTGGGCAAACCGCCATTAATTTAGCAGATAAATTAGCCGCACACGGCGTTCAGATTTTAGGAACGTCATTGGAAGATTTAGATCGTGCCGAAAATAGAAATAAATTTGAAGCAGCGCTTCAGGAAATGGGAATTCCCCAACCTTTGGGAAAAACTTGTTTTACAAAAGAAGAAGCCTTGGTGATTGCAAATGAAATTGGTTTCCCGGTTTTAGTTCGTCCGAGTTATGTGTTAGGAGGAAGAGCCATGGAAATCGTTTATGATGAGCATGAACTTTCTCATTATATGACGAATGCGGTCAAAGAAAATTCTGAACATCCAATTTTGATTGACCGATATTTAACCGGAAAAGAAGTTGAAATTGATGCTATCTGCGATGGTGAAACCGTTGTAATTCCAGGAATTATGGAACACATAGAAAGAGCAGGAGTTCACTCCGGAGATTCGATCGCCGTTTATCCGCCGCAAAATATTAATGATGAGCAGATTGCTACATTAGTTGATTATACTGAAAGATTAGCGAAAGGATTGAATGTAATCGGATTAATGAATATTCAATATGTTCTTTATCAAGGCGGGGTTTACGTGATTGAAGTAAATCCAAGATCGAGTAGAACCGTTCCTTTCTTATCAAAAATCACGGAAATTCCGATGGCGAATTTAGCTACAAAAGTAATCCTCGGACAAAAATTAAAAGATCTCGGTTATAAAAATGGTTTGGCGCCAGTGAAAGACGGAGTTTATGTAAAAGTTCCGGTTTTCTCCTTTTCAAAATTAACAAGAGTTGATATTTCGCTCGGACCAGAAATGAAATCCACGGGAGAAGTAATGGGGAAAGACACGACGCTGGAAAAAGCCTTATACAAAGGTTTAATCGGAGCCGGAAGAAAAATGCCTTTACACGGCTCAATCCTTTTCACTGTCGCAGATAAACATAAAGAAGAAGCCTGTGAACTCGCCCGAAGATTTCAGGAAATTGGGTTCAGAATCTGGGCAACTGAAGGAACTGCCAACTATTTTGAAGAAAATGGAGTTCGCACAAAAATCGGTTACAAGATTGAAGAAAATCCGGAAATTAATCTGATTGATTTAATTCAAACCGGAAAAGTTCAATACATCGTCAATACCATGACGAAAGGAAAACAATCTGAAAGAGACGGTTTCCAAATCCGAAGAACTTCGGTTGAAAATGGAGTTCCTTGTTTAACTTCAATGGATACGGTGGAAGCGATTTTAAAAGTGATTGAAAGTGTGAGTTTTAAAATGGAAAAAATGTAA
- a CDS encoding four helix bundle protein, whose product MINFENNPLLQKTVQFSLDIIDYCELLEDKRKFVIAKQLLRSGTSIGANSFEAQNPYSRKDFIHKIKIAAKEVEETKYWLFLCKHSKSYPFDEKLETQITEIGKIIYKILSTSLSKDNPRNI is encoded by the coding sequence ATGATCAATTTCGAAAATAATCCATTACTTCAAAAAACGGTTCAATTTTCTTTAGATATTATTGATTATTGTGAATTATTAGAAGATAAAAGGAAGTTTGTAATTGCAAAACAATTATTACGATCTGGAACAAGCATTGGCGCTAATTCATTTGAAGCACAAAATCCATACAGCAGAAAAGATTTCATTCATAAGATAAAAATTGCTGCTAAAGAAGTTGAAGAAACAAAATATTGGCTCTTTCTATGCAAACATTCCAAATCATATCCTTTCGATGAAAAACTGGAAACTCAAATTACCGAAATAGGTAAAATTATTTATAAAATTTTAAGCACGAGTTTATCTAAGGATAATCCTCGTAATATTTAA